Part of the Methanobacterium bryantii genome, TATCTGGATAATGTATTATTGACTTCAACTATGAAATCTGACCATTTGTTAGGTACAATGTTGGGTATCGATGAGTATTCAAAAAGTTTTGATTTATTGTTAGTGAATTTATCAAAATAACAATTTAAACTTTCTTTAATGATATTGGTGAATTGCTCAAAACAAGTGATATCTATTGATTAAAAGTAAATGTGGTTAAAAATTTAGAAAAAATAATTAACTATTCGAGCACTTTAAAAGTACCTGTAATTGCTACAACTGCTCGAGTATCTGTAACTCCAACACCGTTATACTCAAATAATATATTGTATCTTTTCCCGTTTTTATCAAAATATATTGACTCATATTTAACATATGGGACGTTATAATGGGCATAAATTATATCAAGAGCTTGGGTGCCGTTTATGGTTATATTTTGAACTTCTTCAACCGTATAATTGGCTGCAGTAAGGTTAGCAGTGTTTTTCAGATCGTTTATACTTACTCCATCAACTTTTCCAGTACTATCAAGGGATTCTTTGGATATTTTAAATGTGCAGTTATAGTCCCAGCCGCTTACACCTTTTACAAATACTCCATTTGTACTATTAACTTCTTTAATTGTATATTCATGGGGATATTCAAAGTAGATCCCGCTTTTATTATAGATATTGTTTACGCCAGGGCCCCTGTCTTCATAAGTACAACCAGATACGGCAATTATGAAAATTAAAACTGGAACTATGAGTACAATCTTATTCAAATGATAACCTCTGTATTTTTTAATTGGGATAATGTGATTGAGTATAATTAGGATTATTTCCATTGAATATAAATTTTTTTAGATAGATCTTTGATGGGGGAAGTGATGTGGAGTAACTCCATTAAACGAATAGAACCGTAAATTAGAATAAAATTTGATTTATATTATCTTAATTAGAAAAAGAGGGGTTTGATATTAACCGGCATTCAAATTAGGTTAAAAAATTAAAATTAAATACTGCTATTTAACTGGAAATGATTATTTTCCCATTTTTTGTTCAACTGAACCCACTTTTTCTTCCATTGTTTTGTCTGTATCCCTTCTGTCGTCTATCTTTACGTGGGTTTCAACTCTTTGCACGCCTTCTCTAAATATTGATTCGTGAGCGGCTTTTATTGCAGTGAAAAGTTTATCAGGGTCATTTGTTTCAATTAGAGTGCCCATCCCGGTTAGTTTATATTTAATGCCGTTATCTTCTAATGCAGATGTAGCAGCAGCTATATATTTACTTATGCTTGTATCACATGTCCCAACTGGGACTATGGTTAGTTCTGCAGATATCATAATAAATTATATGTTTAATTTAGTATATCAACATTTTTAAGTGAAATAAGTAACAAAAATTAAGGATTTTTAAGGCTTAAAATTGTAAATTACAAAAAGAAAGCATCAGATGTCTTGAAAATCCTTTTTTTCATGAGTTTCCAATGATTTTAAGAAAATTCTCCAGAAGTTTTTAATTTAACATAAACTATTTCTCAAATAATCTGCAAACCTATTTTGATCTGTTATGGTTGCTCAGGAAGAATTCAACAAAAACATTGAAAACAATGTGAAGGAAACAATAGAAACATATGGGCTGCTGGCACATAATGAAAAAGTTGCAGTGGCCCTTTCAGGTGGAAAAGACAGTATTTTAACATTGCATATGCTGAACAAATTTAAAGAGGAATATAATCTTGATTTGGTGGCCATAACTATTGATGAAGGAATTTCTGGATACCGAAATGAAGGTGTGGAAGCAGCAAGGAAAAATGCTGAAGAGATAGGGGTTAAATTAATTGAAAAATCGTTTTTAGATGAATTTAATTTTAAACTTGATGATATTTTTAGTTTTTATAAGAGCGCATGTATACCATGCGGAGTTTTCAGGAGATACTTACTG contains:
- a CDS encoding PsbP-related protein, with the protein product MNKIVLIVPVLIFIIAVSGCTYEDRGPGVNNIYNKSGIYFEYPHEYTIKEVNSTNGVFVKGVSGWDYNCTFKISKESLDSTGKVDGVSINDLKNTANLTAANYTVEEVQNITINGTQALDIIYAHYNVPYVKYESIYFDKNGKRYNILFEYNGVGVTDTRAVVAITGTFKVLE
- a CDS encoding MTH1187 family thiamine-binding protein, translated to MISAELTIVPVGTCDTSISKYIAAATSALEDNGIKYKLTGMGTLIETNDPDKLFTAIKAAHESIFREGVQRVETHVKIDDRRDTDKTMEEKVGSVEQKMGK